From Alienimonas californiensis, a single genomic window includes:
- the rph gene encoding ribonuclease PH — MPRPSGREPGQLRELTVQRPFPSAAAGSVLIAAGDTVLLCTASVTEGVPPWRVNREDPARSKGWVTAEYAMHPGSTPGRKSRGTDGRATEIQRLIGRSLRAAVDFAALGNRTITVDCDVMQADGGTRTLAITGGFIALADAVASLGLDRAGLNGRGNGRPGGQVLTRSIAAVSVGVTSEGCVLDLDYAEDSRAAVDLNVVMTGGTTTPEGDTPGDYIEVQGTAEREPFPRPVLDELLDLAAAGCAGLTALQRELLGERFPG, encoded by the coding sequence GTGCCTCGTCCCTCCGGCCGCGAACCCGGCCAGCTGCGCGAACTGACCGTGCAGCGGCCGTTTCCCAGCGCCGCGGCCGGCAGCGTGCTGATCGCCGCCGGCGACACCGTGCTGCTGTGCACCGCCTCCGTGACCGAGGGCGTGCCCCCCTGGCGGGTGAACCGGGAGGACCCGGCCCGGTCGAAGGGCTGGGTGACGGCGGAGTACGCCATGCACCCCGGTAGCACCCCCGGCCGCAAGTCGCGGGGGACCGACGGCCGGGCCACGGAGATCCAACGTCTGATCGGCCGCAGCCTGCGGGCCGCGGTGGACTTCGCGGCGCTGGGCAACCGCACGATCACCGTCGACTGCGACGTGATGCAGGCCGACGGCGGCACCCGCACGCTGGCGATCACCGGCGGCTTCATCGCCCTGGCGGACGCCGTGGCCAGCCTCGGCCTCGACCGCGCTGGTCTGAATGGACGCGGCAACGGCCGGCCGGGGGGGCAGGTGTTGACGCGTTCCATCGCAGCCGTCAGCGTCGGCGTGACCTCGGAGGGCTGCGTGTTGGACTTGGACTACGCGGAAGACAGCCGGGCGGCGGTCGATCTGAACGTGGTGATGACCGGCGGGACGACCACGCCGGAGGGCGACACGCCGGGCGACTACATCGAGGTGCAGGGCACCGCGGAGCGCGAGCCGTTCCCGCGGCCGGTGCTCGACGAACTGCTGGACCTCGCCGCCGCCGGCTGCGCCGGGTTGACGGCGTTGCAGCGCGAACTACTGGGCGAGCGCTTTCCGGGCTGA